From Medicago truncatula cultivar Jemalong A17 chromosome 7, MtrunA17r5.0-ANR, whole genome shotgun sequence, a single genomic window includes:
- the LOC11433325 gene encoding uncharacterized protein isoform X2, with protein MAALRIANRIINYHHNLLYNNYQYRSISTTVHLQSSWMDKVKNVFTGQKSEGAPPDASQFTLLNFADEMKKARKVGAFKEYIVGRSSEVTFSTAIEKYEVIIRYLAAFDYTGENLTTNQKHEAAKHCNCTIAEVENALAKFTWAKEAHKKIQKLNQEGKPMPKNMAELQKMVGTNPMDIAKSNLAKSGQVSRNALCPCGSKKRYKRCCGKD; from the exons ATGGCCGCACTTCGCATCGCAAATAGAATCATAAATTATCATCATAATCTCTTATACAACAATTACCAGTACCGTTCAATTTCCACTACGGTTCACCTTCAGAGTTCATGGATGGACAAGGTCAAAAACGTCTTCACAGGCCAAAAATCCGAAGGAGCACCACCAGACGCATCTCAATTCACCTTACTCA ATTTTGCCGATGAAATGAAGAAAGCAAGAAAAGTTGGTGCGTTTAAAGAGTATATAGTTGGACGAAGTAGCGAAGTTACTTTTTCTACTGCCATTGAGAAATACGAAGTCATTATTCGATATCTCGCAGCTTTCGATTACACAGGAGAG AACTTGACGACGAATCAAAAACATGAAGCTGCGAAACATTGTAATTGCACAATTGCTGAAGTGGAGAATGCACTTGCAAAGTTTACTTGGGCTAAAGAAGCACACAAGAAGATTCAAAAGTTAAACCAAGAAGGAAAACCCATGCCTAAAAATATGGCTGAA CTACAAAAGATGGTCGGTACAAATCCTATGGACATTGCTAAGTCTAATTTGGCTAAAAGTGGACAAGTTAGCAGGAATGCCCTCTGTCCATGTGGTTCAAAGAAGCGATATAAAAG gTGCTGTGGAAAGGATTGA
- the LOC11433325 gene encoding uncharacterized protein isoform X1: MAALRIANRIINYHHNLLYNNYQYRSISTTVHLQSSWMDKVKNVFTGQKSEGAPPDASQFTLLNFADEMKKARKVGAFKEYIVGRSSEVTFSTAIEKYEVIIRYLAAFDYTGENLTTNQKHEAAKHCNCTIAEVENALAKFTWAKEAHKKIQKLNQEGKPMPKNMAELQKMVGTNPMDIAKSNLAKSGQVSRNALCPCGSKKRYKRGRRSNLGLPTYFP; this comes from the exons ATGGCCGCACTTCGCATCGCAAATAGAATCATAAATTATCATCATAATCTCTTATACAACAATTACCAGTACCGTTCAATTTCCACTACGGTTCACCTTCAGAGTTCATGGATGGACAAGGTCAAAAACGTCTTCACAGGCCAAAAATCCGAAGGAGCACCACCAGACGCATCTCAATTCACCTTACTCA ATTTTGCCGATGAAATGAAGAAAGCAAGAAAAGTTGGTGCGTTTAAAGAGTATATAGTTGGACGAAGTAGCGAAGTTACTTTTTCTACTGCCATTGAGAAATACGAAGTCATTATTCGATATCTCGCAGCTTTCGATTACACAGGAGAG AACTTGACGACGAATCAAAAACATGAAGCTGCGAAACATTGTAATTGCACAATTGCTGAAGTGGAGAATGCACTTGCAAAGTTTACTTGGGCTAAAGAAGCACACAAGAAGATTCAAAAGTTAAACCAAGAAGGAAAACCCATGCCTAAAAATATGGCTGAA CTACAAAAGATGGTCGGTACAAATCCTATGGACATTGCTAAGTCTAATTTGGCTAAAAGTGGACAAGTTAGCAGGAATGCCCTCTGTCCATGTGGTTCAAAGAAGCGATATAAAAG gggccggcgTTCGAACCTCGGACTCCCCACTTATTTCCCTTAa
- the LOC11420857 gene encoding uncharacterized N-acetyltransferase YoaA isoform X1, whose product MAKVDLSRISLRPFKLTDVDDFMLWAGDDEVTKNIRWKTCNSREEAQTFIKDVCIPHPWRRSICLDDHSIGFVSVYPWSGDDRCKADMGYAVASNYWGQGIATKAIKIALSQVFNDFSDLLRLQAFTYVDNKASQRVLEKAGFLREGVLRKYTYIKDMKICLDQKIILGESSISQHKFKLGGSNGEELYDTKVPLKLKVKFYWTIIRLTMLYETEC is encoded by the exons ATGGCAAAGGTGGATCTATCTAGGATATCTCTGAGGCCATTCAAGCTAACAGACGTTGACGATTTCATGTTATGGGCAGGGGACGATGAAGTAACAAAAAACATCCGATGGAAAACTTGCAATTCAAGGGAAGAAGCTCAAACTTTCATCAAAGATGTCTGCATACCTCACCCTTGGCGTCGTTCAATCTGTCTCGACGACCATTCCATCGGTTTTGTTTCAGTGTATCCTTGGTCAGGTGATGATAGGTGCAAAGCTGACATGGGTTATGCTGTTGCTTCTAACTATTGGGGTCAAGGGATAGCCACAAAAGCAATCAAAATTGCTCTATCTCAAGTGTTTAATGATTTTTCTGATCTGTTAAGGTTGCAAGCTTTTACTTACGTGGATAACAAGGCTTCTCAAAGAGTTTTGGAAAAGGCTGGGTTCCTTAGAGAGGGTGTTCTTAGAAAGTATACTTATATCAAAG ACATGAAGATTTGTTTGGACCAAAAAATCATACTTGGAGAGAGCTCAATTAGCCAACATAAATTCAAGTTAGGTGGTTCAAATGGAGAAGAATTATATGATACAAAAGTACCGCTTAAGTTGAAGGTAAAATTTTATTGGACAATTATCAGACTGACAATGCTGTATGAGACGGAGTGTTGA
- the LOC11420857 gene encoding uncharacterized N-acetyltransferase YoaA isoform X3, which yields MAKVDLSRISLRPFKLTDVDDFMLWAGDDEVTKNIRWKTCNSREEAQTFIKDVCIPHPWRRSICLDDHSIGFVSVYPWSGDDRCKADMGYAVASNYWGQGIATKAIKIALSQVFNDFSDLLRLQAFTYVDNKASQRVLEKAGFLREGVLRKYTYIKENQT from the exons ATGGCAAAGGTGGATCTATCTAGGATATCTCTGAGGCCATTCAAGCTAACAGACGTTGACGATTTCATGTTATGGGCAGGGGACGATGAAGTAACAAAAAACATCCGATGGAAAACTTGCAATTCAAGGGAAGAAGCTCAAACTTTCATCAAAGATGTCTGCATACCTCACCCTTGGCGTCGTTCAATCTGTCTCGACGACCATTCCATCGGTTTTGTTTCAGTGTATCCTTGGTCAGGTGATGATAGGTGCAAAGCTGACATGGGTTATGCTGTTGCTTCTAACTATTGGGGTCAAGGGATAGCCACAAAAGCAATCAAAATTGCTCTATCTCAAGTGTTTAATGATTTTTCTGATCTGTTAAGGTTGCAAGCTTTTACTTACGTGGATAACAAGGCTTCTCAAAGAGTTTTGGAAAAGGCTGGGTTCCTTAGAGAGGGTGTTCTTAGAAAGTATACTTATATCAAAG aAAATCAGACATGA
- the LOC11420857 gene encoding uncharacterized N-acetyltransferase YoaA isoform X2, with amino-acid sequence MAKVDLSRISLRPFKLTDVDDFMLWAGDDEVTKNIRWKTCNSREEAQTFIKDVCIPHPWRRSICLDDHSIGFVSVYPWSGDDRCKADMGYAVASNYWGQGIATKAIKIALSQVFNDFSDLLRLQAFTYVDNKASQRVLEKAGFLREGVLRKYTYIKGTIMDLAVFSFLSTDEIPPVV; translated from the coding sequence ATGGCAAAGGTGGATCTATCTAGGATATCTCTGAGGCCATTCAAGCTAACAGACGTTGACGATTTCATGTTATGGGCAGGGGACGATGAAGTAACAAAAAACATCCGATGGAAAACTTGCAATTCAAGGGAAGAAGCTCAAACTTTCATCAAAGATGTCTGCATACCTCACCCTTGGCGTCGTTCAATCTGTCTCGACGACCATTCCATCGGTTTTGTTTCAGTGTATCCTTGGTCAGGTGATGATAGGTGCAAAGCTGACATGGGTTATGCTGTTGCTTCTAACTATTGGGGTCAAGGGATAGCCACAAAAGCAATCAAAATTGCTCTATCTCAAGTGTTTAATGATTTTTCTGATCTGTTAAGGTTGCAAGCTTTTACTTACGTGGATAACAAGGCTTCTCAAAGAGTTTTGGAAAAGGCTGGGTTCCTTAGAGAGGGTGTTCTTAGAAAGTATACTTATATCAAAGGTACCATCATGGATTTGGCTGTCTTTAGTTTTTTGTCAACAGATGAAATTCCTCCTGTTGTTTAG
- the LOC112416750 gene encoding protein MAIN-LIKE 2-like: MDVVYLKYFRDLDLVSGFSWGAMTLAHLYKELNNAARWNCSQVAGYLTLLQAWVFHHFPGMGSKDVWEKYVENQYPRAMLFLPLSGLGTMDHYINYLDALDLTRVVMAPYGEHRQAHQFERVSLYSEWLRFGEHMVRYLPERVLRQFGWVQTIPRHPVESAAVDVNLAEITNRFRHALDYALTPQQLGEPAVHGVEAKDGYIEWFY; encoded by the exons ATGGATGTTGTGTACCTGAAGTACTTTAGAGACCTCGATCTTGTTTCTGGTTTTTCATGGGGAGCTATGACACTAGCTCACTTGTATAAGGAGCTCAACAATGCTGCACGTTGGAATTGCAGTCAGGTGGCAGGATACCTGACTTTGTTGCAg GCTTGGGTGTTTCATCACTTCCCAGGTATGGGAAGCAAGGATGTCTGGGAAAAGTATGTAGAAAATCAATATCCACGCGCGATGCTTTTTTTACCATTGTCTGGTTTAGGCACAATGGACCACTACATAAACTATCTCGATGCGCTAGATTTGACGAGGGTTGTCATGGCCCCATATGGAGAGCACCGTCAAGCACATCAGTTTGAGCGGGTCAGCCTTTACTCTGAATGGCTGAGATTCGGAGAGCACATGGTGAGATATTTGCCGGAGAGGGTGCTTCGTCAGTTTGGGTGGGTTCAGACCATACCAAGACATCCGGTTGAGAGTGCAGCTGTTGATGTTAATTTGGCGGAGATCACAAATCGCTTTCGCCATGCACTTGATTATGCGTTGACACCTCAGCAGTTGGGAGAGCCTGCAGTTCATGGTGTGGAGGCAAAAGATGGATATATCGAATGGTTTTATTGA
- the LOC11435992 gene encoding benzyl alcohol O-benzoyltransferase translates to MTSSSPLLFTVRRSQPELVLPAAPTPHEVKLLSDIDDQEGLRFNLPVIFVFRHEPSMKEKDPVKVLKHALSRTLVYYYPGAGRIREGAGRKLMVDCTGEGVMFIEAEADITLDQFGDALQPPFPCFQEILCDVPGSEYIIDRPIRLIQVTRLKCGGFILALSLNHTMGDGSGLRQFVSAWAEIARGANQPSIQPVWNREILMARDPPYITCNHREYEQILPPNTYIKEEDTTIVVHQSFFFTSAHIAAIRRLVPLHLSRCTAYDLITACYWCCRTKALQVEPDEDVRMMCIVNARSRFSANNRSSLIGYYGNCIAFSAAVTTAKELCGNQLGYAVELIRKAKAQVTEKYMHSLADFMVIKERCLFTKGRTCMVSDWTRAKFSEVNFGWGEAVYGGAAKGGIGSFLGGTFLVTHKNAKGEEGLILPICLPPEDMKRFVKELDDMLGNQNYPTMSGPSFILSTL, encoded by the exons ATGACTTCTTCATCACCATTATTGTTCACAGTGCGGAGGTCCCAACCAGAGTTGGTACTTCCAGCTGCACCCACTCCTCATGAAGTTAAACTCCTCTCTGACATTGATGATCAAGAAGGCCTTCGTTTCAATCTTCCTGTCATATTTGTCTTTCGTCATGAACCttcaatgaaagagaaagaccCTGTTAAGGTTCTTAAACATGCACTCTCACGAACACTTGTTTATTACTATCCAGGTGCAGGAAGGATTAGGGAGGGTGCTGGGCGCAAGTTGATGGTGGATTGCACCGGGGAGGGTGTCATGTTCATTGAAGCTGAAGCTGATATAACACTTGATCAATTTGGTGATGCTCTGCAACCTCCATTTCCTTGCTTCCAAGAAATTCTATGTGATGTTCCAGGCTCAGAATATATTATTGACCGTCCCATCCGACTTATACAG GTTACACGTCTCAAGTGTGGTGGTTTCATATTGGCCTTGAGTTTGAACCATACAATGGGTGATGGATCTGGTTTAAGACAATTCGTGTCTGCATGGGCAGAAATAGCTCGAGGAGCAAATCAACCTTCCATTCAACCTGTATGGAATAGGGAGATTCTAATGGCAAGAGACCCTCCATACATTACTTGCAACCATCGTGAATATGAACAAATACTTCCGCCAAATACGTACATCAAGGAAGAAGATACTACTATTGTAGTCCAtcaatctttcttcttcacatcCGCTCACATAGCTGCGATTCGTCGCTTGGTTCCACTTCACCTTTCTCGGTGCACTGCATACGATCTTATCACTGCATGTTATTGGTGCTGCCGCACAAAAGCATTGCAGGTAGAACCAGATGAAGATGTGCGAATGATGTGCATCGTTAATGCACGCTCGAGGTTTAGTGCTAATAACCGTTCGTCGCTCATTGGATATTATGGCAACTGTATTGCTTTCTCGGCGGCAGTCACCACCGCAAAGGAGCTTTGTGGAAACCAATTAGGTTATGCAGTGGAGTTGATAAGAAAAGCAAAAGCTCAAGTTACAGAGAAGTACATGCACTCATTGGCAGATTTTATGGTTATTAAGGAACGATGTTTATTTACAAAGGGAAGAACATGTATGGTGTCAGATTGGACTCGTGCTAAGTTCTCAGAAGTGAATTTCGGATGGGGTGAAGCTGTGTATGGTGGAGCAGCAAAAGGTGGAATTGGATCTTTTCTTGGGGGAACCTTTCTTGTCACGCATAAGAATGCAAAAGGAGAAGAAGGGTTAATATTACCAATTTGCTTGCCTCCTGAAGATATGAAGAGGTTTGTTAAGGAGTTAGATGATATGCTTGGTAACCAAAATTATCCTACAATGAGTGGTCCTAGTTTCATCTTGTCTACCTTATAG
- the LOC112416751 gene encoding zinc finger MYM-type protein 1-like, giving the protein MPPKKYESGCEKRKRKKRIEKLIQSQKGALNKFLIKEPQQIPIENENVDNVDVGVLENVVTVQDIENESVDPENRDDVPIVDDVNLNNFLDIFDPRNWDALDSKMIDLLAMNGPKRDLSVVKGPRDKLSRRFTANLYTRVLPNGEKCDRDWLVYSKELDRVFCFCCKVYKRWVGNGQLTNEGFSDWSHVSERLREHETSMEHVKNMTTWYELRQRMQKNQIIDKTSQRLLQKEKDHWINVLKRIISIVKFLAKYNLAFRGSKEKLYESSNGNFLGLIEMLAEFDPIVQEHVRRITHDDLHFHYLGHNIQNELILLLSSGIKTEIIRRIKQAKYFSVILDCTPDVSHQEQMSLIIRYVDVSSNSVSIEESFLGFLNVNDTTGQGLFDVLQNELKNLNLDIFDARGQGYDNGSNMKGKHQGVQKKFLDINSRAFYTPCGCHSLNLALCDMANSCTKAKDFFGVVQRIYTIFANSIKRWQILKDNVKGLTPKSLSSTRWESHVESVKAIRAQMSDFREALLEVSEKDPDSKLCSEAKSLATNELGDFEFLMAIIIWFEILSAINSVSKLLQSKAMFIDVALEKIKGLIYFFEGYRDNGFHNALANATEIAIELNIDPTFPQKRIIRRKRHFDEDLNTPSVELSGEEAFRINYFNCLVDQAVVSLNKRFEQYKEYETIFGFLFTSHKLQSLDNATLKSCCSHFEQVLKHNEESDIDGNALYVELQLLRQMLPGEKKGPVDILRFLTDMDCFPNTIIAYRILLTIPVTVASAERSFSKLKLLKSYLRSTMSQERLNGLALIAIENDILEKIQYEDLVDEFASKNAARVARFK; this is encoded by the coding sequence ATGCCTCCTAAAAAGTATGAATCTGGATGTGAAAAGcgtaagagaaagaaaagaattgAAAAGTTAATTCAATCTCAAAAAGGAGCTCTTAATAAGTTTTTGATAAAAGAACCGCAACAAATTcctattgaaaatgaaaatgttgatAATGTTGATGTTGGAGTTCTTGAAAATGTGGTTACTGTTCAAGATATTGAGAATGAAAGTGTTGATCCGGAAAATAGAGATGATGTGCccattgttgatgatgttaATTTGAATAATTTCCTTGATATATTTGATCCAAGAAATTGGGATGCTCTTGATTCTAAAATGATTGACTTATTAGCTATGAATGGTCCTAAAAGAGATTTGTCCGTTGTAAAGGGTCCTAGAGATAAACTGTCTAGACGTTTTACGGCTAATTTGTATACTAGAGTTTTACCAAATGGAGAGAAGTGTGATAGAGATTGGCTTGTTTATTCCAAAGAGCTTGATagagtattttgtttttgttgtaaagTTTATAAAAGATGGGTTGGTAATGGTCAATTAACAAATGAGGGTTTTAGTGATTGGTCACATGTTAGTGAAAGACTTAGAGAGCATGAGACAAGCATggaacatgttaagaacatgACTACTTGGTATGAGTTGCGTCAAAGGATGCAGAAGAATCAAATTATTGATAAAACATCTCAAAGACTACTCCAGAAAGAAAAGGATCATTGGATAAATGTTTTGAAAAGAATTATTTCAATAGTGAAATTCCTTGCTAAATATAATTTGGCCTTTCGTGGTTCTAAGGAGAAATTGTACGAAAGTAGCAATGGTAATTTTTTGGGCTTAATTGAAATGTTAGCTGAATTTGACCCAATTGTCCAAGAACATGTTAGACGTATTACACATGATGATCTCCACTTTCATTATCTTGGGCATAACATCCAAAACGAGTTAATACTCTTGCTTTCTTCTGGAATTAAAACTGAAATCATTAGAAGAATCAAACAAGCAAAGTATTTCTCAGTGATACTTGATTGTACGCCTGATGTTAGTCACCAAGAGCAAATGTCTTTGATAATAAGATATGTGGATGTTTCTTCAAATTCTGTAAGCATTGAGGAATCttttttaggatttttgaaTGTTAATGATACAACTGGTCAAGGGCTTTTTGATGTTTTacaaaatgaattgaaaaatcTTAATCTTGACATATTTGATGCGCGAGGACAAGGTTATGATAATGGGTCAAATATGAAAGGAAAACATCAAGGTGTACAAAAGAAATTTTTAGACATTAATTCGAGAGCCTTTTATACTCCTTGTGGTTGCCACAGTCTTAATTTGGCATTGTGTGATATGGCTAACTCTTGTACCAAAGCTAAAGATTTCTTTGGAGTTGTTCAACGCATTTATACAATTTTTGCCAATTCTATTAAGAGATGGCAAATTCTAAAAGATAATGTAAAAGGGTTGACTCCAAAATCACTCTCATCCACTCGGTGGGAAAGTCATGTAGAGAGTGTCAAAGCTATAAGGGCTCAAATGTCAGATTTTAGAGAAGCTTTACTTGAAGTATCAGAAAAGGATCCTGATTCTAAATTATGTTCTGAAGCTAAGTCCTTAGCAACAAATGAGCTTggtgattttgagtttttgatgGCTATAATTATTTGGTTTGAAATTTTATCGGCAATTAATTCGGTTAGCAAGCTTTTACAATCAAAGGCTATGTTTATTGATGTTGCTCTTGAAAAAATAAAGgggttgatttatttttttgagggatataGAGATAATGGTTTTCATAATGCATTGGCTAATGCTACGGAAATCGCTATTGAATTGAATATCGACCCAACATTTCCTCAAAAACGTATAATTCGAAGAAAGAGACATTTTGATGAGGATTTGAATACCCCATCAGTTGAGCTATCTGGAGAGGAAGCTTTTaggattaattattttaattgccTTGTTGATCAAGCTGTTGTTTCTCTTAATAAGAGATTTGAGCAATACAAAGAGTATGAAACTATTTTTGGTTTCTTGTTTACTTCTCACAAGTTACAATCGTTGGACAATGCAACTTTGAAGTCTTGTTGTAGTCATTTTGAGCAGGTGTTGAAACATAATGAGGAATCTGATATTGATGGGAATGCATTATATGTGGAGTTGCAGTTACTAAGACAAATGTTGCCTGGAGAAAAAAAAGGACCTGTTGATATATTAAGATTCTTGACTGACATGGATTGTTTTCCTAATACAATCATTGCATATAGAATTTTATTGACTATTCCTGTGACAGTTGCTTCAGCAGAaagaagtttttcaaaattgaaGTTGTTGAAGTCTTACTTGCGATCTACCATGTCACAAGAAAGACTTAATGGATTAGCATTGATAGCAATTGAGAATGATATTTTGGAGAAAATACAATATGAAGACTTGGTTGATGAATTTGCTTCAAAAAATGCTGCAAGAGTGGCTCGTTTTAAGTAG